The following are encoded together in the Poseidonibacter lekithochrous genome:
- the glmS gene encoding glutamine--fructose-6-phosphate transaminase (isomerizing), whose translation MCGIVGYVGKNDTTKILLEGLKELEYRGYDSAGIAVLNNDKIDVFKALGKLHNLEEKVSSSATSDYILGIGHTRWATHGKPTELNAHPHLGEYSYVVHNGIIENYKELKDELINKGHKFVSQTDTEVIVHLFENYNNDLNDTTKAFEATIAKLEGAFSILLITKADPSKIFFFKHGSPLIVARGKEENEALFSSSDAPLIGLASDVVYLEDGVGGVVTNGNIEFFTDDYSWSTLPTSKQFAQKDGFRFFMEKEIYEQSDVVSDCMLGRIQDEEILFDEINESLIDGINEIKICACGTSYHAGLTASYLFERLSKVKCNVEIASEFRYKDPLLTKDTLFIVISQSGETADTLEALKMAKNAGLKSIVVCNVDNSSMTRTADATILTRAGIEKGVASTKAFSTQTVVLWMLALYFAKAKKVITSEKLESEIHALREVPQSLIIDDKMHEKTKRLSKRYLHGHGFFFIGRDVFFPLALEGALKLKEISYLHAEGYPAGEMKHGPIALADPELFTIALMPQNLLYDKIKSNVEELSARDSTICSISPLDFELSDDFIKTKKTDHYMLEFFEMLVALQLLSMEISVRLGNDVDMPRNLAKSVTVE comes from the coding sequence ATGTGTGGAATTGTTGGTTATGTAGGTAAAAATGATACGACTAAAATACTTCTTGAAGGACTAAAAGAACTTGAATACAGAGGTTATGATTCTGCTGGAATTGCAGTTTTAAACAATGATAAAATTGATGTATTCAAAGCTTTAGGAAAACTTCATAATTTAGAAGAAAAAGTATCATCTAGTGCTACATCTGACTATATCTTAGGTATTGGTCATACAAGATGGGCAACTCATGGGAAGCCAACTGAGTTAAATGCTCACCCACATTTGGGAGAATACTCTTATGTAGTTCATAATGGAATTATTGAAAACTATAAAGAACTAAAAGATGAATTAATAAATAAAGGTCATAAATTTGTATCTCAAACAGATACAGAAGTAATTGTTCATTTATTTGAAAATTATAATAATGACTTAAACGATACAACAAAAGCTTTTGAAGCAACAATAGCAAAATTAGAAGGTGCATTTTCAATTCTTTTAATTACAAAAGCAGATCCTTCTAAAATCTTCTTCTTTAAACATGGAAGCCCATTAATTGTGGCACGTGGTAAAGAAGAGAATGAAGCTTTATTCTCTTCATCTGATGCTCCATTAATTGGCCTTGCTTCTGATGTAGTTTATTTAGAAGATGGAGTTGGTGGTGTAGTTACAAATGGAAATATTGAATTTTTCACTGATGATTATTCATGGTCAACACTTCCAACGTCTAAGCAATTTGCACAAAAAGATGGGTTTAGATTCTTTATGGAAAAAGAGATTTATGAACAAAGTGATGTTGTAAGTGATTGTATGCTTGGAAGAATTCAAGATGAAGAGATTTTATTTGATGAAATTAATGAGTCTTTAATTGATGGAATTAATGAAATAAAAATTTGTGCATGTGGAACTTCTTATCATGCAGGATTAACAGCTTCATATCTTTTTGAAAGACTATCAAAAGTTAAATGTAATGTAGAAATTGCAAGTGAATTTAGATATAAAGATCCTTTATTAACAAAAGATACTTTGTTTATAGTTATTTCTCAAAGTGGTGAAACAGCAGATACTTTAGAAGCTTTAAAAATGGCAAAAAACGCCGGTTTAAAATCTATTGTTGTTTGTAATGTTGATAACTCATCAATGACAAGAACCGCAGATGCTACAATTTTAACAAGAGCAGGAATTGAAAAAGGTGTTGCTTCAACAAAAGCTTTTTCAACTCAAACTGTAGTTTTATGGATGTTAGCTTTATATTTTGCAAAAGCAAAAAAAGTAATAACAAGTGAAAAACTAGAATCTGAAATTCATGCATTAAGAGAAGTTCCTCAATCTTTAATTATTGATGATAAAATGCATGAGAAAACAAAAAGATTATCCAAAAGGTACCTACATGGTCATGGTTTCTTCTTTATTGGGCGGGATGTATTTTTCCCTCTTGCTTTAGAAGGAGCTTTAAAGCTTAAAGAAATTTCATATTTACATGCTGAGGGTTACCCAGCAGGTGAAATGAAACATGGTCCAATTGCATTAGCTGATCCAGAGCTATTTACAATTGCACTTATGCCACAAAATTTACTTTACGATAAAATAAAATCAAATGTTGAGGAATTAAGTGCTAGAGATAGTACTATTTGTTCTATATCACCGCTTGACTTTGAATTAAGTGATGACTTTATAAAAACTAAGAAAACTGATCATTATATGTTAGAATTTTTTGAAATGTTAGTTGCTTTACAGCTTCTATCTATGGAAATATCAGTTAGACTAGGAAATGATGTTGATATGCCAAGAAACTTGGCAAAATCAGTAACTGTAGAATAA
- the metK gene encoding methionine adenosyltransferase: protein MENKKQYLFTSEVVSPGHPDKCADIIADSIVDKLIIEDSESRVASEVFVAGKNIVIGGEVKSNCKLSNEEYETLVKDALAKIGYDGKSAFTKEQCLHPDDVNVQVLLNQQSPDINQGVDQESGEIGAGDQGIMFGFASTETADFMPAAITYARMLSDKVYNYALNHNHKLGVDIKTQVTVDYGTKANFENCKPQKIHTIVVSAPSVDGMPITEVRELIQGLIDDTGLPVDMYNKEDTIIHINPTGRYVNHSSLHDSGLTGRKLIVDSFGGYAPIGGGAQSSKDYTKVDRSGLYAARWLAKHIVAAGLAGKANVQISYAIGVAKPTSVAVDTMGTYTKYDDDKLSEFVSNEFSLTPKWITDKFNLDKPSEESFLYADVASRGQVGQSDYPWEKLDELEKFKNL, encoded by the coding sequence ATGGAAAACAAAAAACAATATTTATTCACTAGTGAAGTAGTAAGCCCAGGACACCCTGATAAGTGTGCTGATATTATTGCTGATTCAATTGTTGATAAACTAATTATTGAAGATAGTGAAAGTAGAGTTGCTTCAGAAGTATTTGTTGCAGGAAAAAACATCGTAATCGGTGGAGAAGTTAAATCAAACTGCAAGTTATCTAATGAAGAGTATGAAACACTAGTTAAAGACGCATTAGCGAAAATTGGTTACGATGGTAAATCAGCTTTTACTAAAGAACAATGTTTACACCCAGATGACGTAAATGTACAAGTATTATTAAATCAACAATCTCCTGATATTAATCAAGGTGTTGATCAAGAATCTGGTGAAATAGGTGCTGGAGATCAAGGTATCATGTTTGGATTCGCTTCAACTGAAACTGCTGATTTCATGCCTGCTGCTATTACTTATGCAAGAATGTTAAGTGATAAAGTATATAATTATGCTTTAAATCATAATCATAAGTTAGGTGTTGATATTAAAACACAAGTTACTGTTGATTATGGAACAAAAGCAAACTTTGAAAATTGTAAGCCTCAAAAAATTCATACTATAGTTGTTAGTGCACCATCTGTTGATGGTATGCCAATTACAGAAGTTCGAGAATTAATCCAAGGATTAATTGATGATACTGGACTTCCAGTAGATATGTATAATAAAGAAGATACAATTATTCACATTAACCCAACAGGTAGATATGTTAATCATTCATCATTACATGATTCAGGACTAACAGGAAGAAAACTAATTGTTGATTCATTTGGTGGATATGCACCTATTGGTGGTGGAGCTCAAAGTTCAAAAGATTATACAAAAGTTGATAGATCAGGATTATATGCTGCTAGATGGTTAGCAAAACATATTGTTGCTGCTGGTCTTGCTGGAAAAGCAAATGTTCAAATTTCTTATGCAATTGGTGTAGCTAAACCAACATCAGTGGCAGTAGATACAATGGGAACATATACAAAATATGATGATGATAAATTATCAGAATTCGTTTCTAATGAATTTTCTTTAACTCCTAAATGGATTACAGATAAATTTAATTTAGATAAACCAAGTGAAGAATCTTTCCTTTATGCAGATGTTGCATCAAGAGGACAAGTTGGTCAAAGTGACTATCCTTGGGAAAAATTAGACGAATTAGAAAAATTTAAAAATTTATAA
- a CDS encoding 50S ribosomal protein L11 methyltransferase has protein sequence MSEYYYELTIKPMKNYELFLELLTSLTNQAIEEDNGTLIARSEEDLSNVEFGITQFAQALDTECETKCEKKENIDWIKQYQESVKSVEIGNFFIRPSWEEKKEDKIDIIIDPALSFGSGHHETTSSCVQAIDTYVNEGSTVLDVGTGSGILAIAAAKKSCKVDICDTDEVCITDTTSNFKLNNVSFDGSWIGSANSASKKYDVVIANIVADVLTMIASDLKKCLNENGILIISGILDKHIDRVKNKFKDLEQLELIHKNEWVSVVYKNKES, from the coding sequence TTGTCTGAATATTACTACGAATTAACAATAAAACCTATGAAAAACTATGAACTTTTTCTGGAATTATTAACATCTCTAACTAATCAAGCCATTGAAGAAGACAACGGTACTTTAATTGCAAGAAGTGAAGAAGATTTATCAAATGTTGAATTTGGTATAACTCAATTTGCTCAAGCATTAGATACTGAATGTGAAACTAAATGTGAAAAAAAAGAAAATATTGATTGGATTAAACAATATCAAGAATCAGTAAAATCTGTTGAAATTGGAAACTTTTTTATTAGACCATCTTGGGAAGAAAAAAAAGAAGATAAAATTGATATTATTATCGATCCAGCATTATCTTTTGGATCAGGACATCACGAAACTACATCATCTTGTGTACAAGCAATTGATACTTATGTAAATGAAGGTTCTACTGTTTTAGATGTAGGTACTGGAAGTGGTATCTTAGCTATTGCAGCTGCTAAAAAATCTTGTAAAGTAGATATATGTGACACTGATGAAGTTTGTATTACTGATACTACTTCAAATTTCAAATTAAACAATGTTTCTTTTGATGGATCATGGATTGGTTCAGCTAATAGTGCTTCTAAAAAGTATGATGTAGTTATTGCAAATATTGTTGCAGACGTATTAACTATGATTGCAAGTGATTTGAAGAAGTGTTTAAATGAAAATGGTATTTTAATTATTTCAGGTATTTTAGATAAACACATTGATAGAGTTAAAAATAAATTTAAAGATTTAGAACAACTAGAATTAATTCATAAAAATGAATGGGTTTCAGTTGTCTATAAAAATAAGGAGTCTTAG
- the accD gene encoding acetyl-CoA carboxylase, carboxyltransferase subunit beta: MDLKNLFSKISFDSGSKEQPTKKDAPSHWVKCPECSALMFFKEVEHQDNICPKCNFHMRVGAKRRIEILTDKDSFVEYDADLKPNDPLKFVDKTSYKKRVEQAVKKTGRTSSVVSGEGTINDLAVQIVVFDFSFMGGSLGSVEGEKIVRAVNRAIEKHQGLIIVSASGGARMQESTFALMQMAKTSAALKRLDHAKLPYISVLTDPTMGGVSASFAFLGDIIMAEPGALIGFAGQRVIKQTIGADLPEGFQRAEFLLDKGSIDMVVNRSEMKETLYDLLKMFKKEKIAN, from the coding sequence ATGGATTTAAAGAATTTATTTAGCAAAATTTCTTTTGACAGCGGTTCAAAAGAACAACCTACTAAAAAAGATGCTCCTTCTCACTGGGTTAAATGTCCAGAGTGTAGTGCACTGATGTTTTTTAAAGAGGTTGAACATCAAGATAACATTTGTCCAAAATGTAACTTTCATATGAGAGTTGGGGCAAAAAGAAGAATAGAGATATTAACTGACAAAGATAGTTTTGTTGAATATGATGCTGATTTAAAACCAAACGATCCTTTAAAATTTGTTGATAAAACTTCATATAAGAAAAGAGTTGAACAAGCTGTTAAAAAAACAGGTAGAACTTCATCAGTAGTTAGTGGTGAAGGTACTATTAATGATTTAGCAGTACAAATTGTTGTATTTGATTTCTCATTTATGGGTGGTTCATTAGGTTCAGTTGAAGGTGAGAAAATTGTTAGAGCAGTTAATCGAGCAATTGAAAAACATCAAGGTTTAATTATCGTTTCTGCTTCTGGAGGAGCTAGAATGCAAGAGTCTACTTTCGCTTTAATGCAAATGGCTAAGACATCTGCTGCATTAAAAAGATTAGATCATGCTAAGCTTCCTTATATTTCTGTATTAACGGATCCTACTATGGGTGGTGTATCTGCATCATTTGCATTCTTAGGTGATATTATTATGGCAGAACCAGGTGCTTTAATTGGATTTGCAGGTCAAAGAGTTATTAAACAAACTATTGGTGCAGATTTACCTGAAGGGTTCCAAAGAGCTGAGTTCTTACTTGATAAGGGTTCAATTGATATGGTAGTTAATAGATCAGAAATGAAAGAAACATTATATGATTTATTAAAAATGTTCAAAAAAGAGAAAATTGCTAATTAA
- a CDS encoding 23S rRNA (pseudouridine(1915)-N(3))-methyltransferase RlmH, protein MKINIYAIIKPSRDDFDTLIKEFIKMSSKYAKVEVHYIFNKNIAKAQTIGQKEAQQSYSDVYEPLLKGYNIALDVLGKKVDSYKFADLIDGKNVINFFIGGAFGFQREFLKKCDSIISLSDLTMAHKVANVVLTEQIFRALAIKNNHPYHK, encoded by the coding sequence ATGAAAATTAATATTTATGCTATTATTAAACCTTCAAGAGATGATTTTGATACTTTAATAAAGGAATTTATTAAAATGTCTTCTAAATATGCAAAAGTTGAAGTTCACTATATTTTTAATAAAAATATAGCAAAAGCTCAAACAATTGGACAAAAAGAAGCACAACAATCTTATAGTGATGTTTATGAACCTTTGCTAAAAGGTTATAATATTGCCTTAGATGTTTTAGGAAAAAAAGTTGATTCTTACAAATTTGCAGATTTAATAGATGGTAAAAATGTAATAAATTTTTTTATTGGTGGTGCCTTTGGATTCCAGCGGGAGTTTTTAAAGAAATGTGATAGTATAATATCTCTTAGCGATTTAACGATGGCTCATAAAGTTGCAAATGTTGTCTTGACTGAACAGATATTCAGGGCACTTGCAATAAAAAATAACCATCCATATCATAAATAA
- the ftsH gene encoding ATP-dependent zinc metalloprotease FtsH, producing MNNKQQNNNNNGGNNNNFFNNNPLLVFVIFSIVTIFAFKAIFPEDQMGSNGSNSQVQAFGSSKNKTIAYSDLKKLITSGQIEYVGIGNTQIRAISKSAGQVTAYTARRVIPDDTLIPQLEKAGINYGGINEENVLADILFGWVLPIFIFFAIWMFIAKRMQKSMGGGSGGILGIGSSKKMINSEKPNVKFADMAGNKEAKEEVQEVVDFLSDPERYVKLGAQIPKGVLLVGPPGTGKTLLAKAVAGEADVEFLSVSGSAFIEMFVGVGASRVRDLFEQAKKSAPAIIFIDEIDAIGKSRASGGPMGGNDEREQTLNQLLAEMDGFSTEAAPVIVLAATNRPEVLDPALLRPGRFDRQVLVDKPDYEGRIEILNVHIKEVKLGKNVDLKEVAKMTAGLAGADLANIINEAALLAGRAKKDQVDPSDFKEAVERQIAGLEKKSRRISPKERKIVAYHESGHALIAEITKGAKKVNKVSIVPRGLAALGYTLNTPEENKYLMQKHELIAEVDTLLGGRAAEEVFINEISTGAGNDLERATDIIKSMASIYGMSDVAGLMVLEKRQNQFLGGQTQKDFSDEMAKNLDDHVKTVLNERYEVVLDALRNHKEAIEQMTAELLEIEVISGERVREVIKENGGVVFEDEDLHSDSIKTEDSETKETTEETKFSEETTKEEESVDVDADSSSEDETKK from the coding sequence ATGAATAATAAACAACAAAACAACAATAATAATGGTGGAAACAATAATAATTTTTTTAATAATAATCCATTATTAGTTTTTGTAATTTTTTCAATTGTAACAATTTTTGCATTTAAAGCTATTTTCCCAGAAGATCAAATGGGTTCAAATGGTTCTAATTCACAAGTTCAAGCTTTTGGATCATCAAAAAATAAAACAATTGCATATTCTGATTTAAAGAAGTTAATTACTTCTGGTCAAATTGAATATGTTGGTATTGGAAATACTCAAATTAGAGCTATTTCAAAATCAGCTGGACAAGTTACAGCGTATACTGCTAGAAGAGTAATCCCAGATGATACTTTAATTCCTCAATTAGAAAAAGCTGGAATTAATTATGGTGGAATTAATGAAGAGAATGTTTTAGCTGATATTTTATTTGGTTGGGTTTTACCTATTTTCATTTTCTTTGCTATCTGGATGTTTATTGCTAAAAGAATGCAAAAATCAATGGGTGGTGGTTCAGGAGGAATCCTTGGAATTGGATCTTCTAAAAAAATGATCAACTCTGAAAAACCAAATGTTAAATTTGCTGATATGGCTGGAAATAAAGAAGCAAAAGAAGAAGTACAAGAAGTTGTAGATTTCTTATCTGATCCAGAAAGATATGTAAAACTTGGTGCTCAAATTCCTAAAGGTGTTTTATTAGTAGGACCTCCAGGAACTGGTAAAACATTACTTGCTAAAGCAGTTGCTGGTGAAGCTGATGTTGAATTCTTATCTGTATCTGGTTCTGCATTCATTGAAATGTTTGTTGGTGTTGGTGCTTCAAGAGTTAGAGATTTATTTGAGCAAGCTAAAAAATCTGCTCCTGCTATTATCTTTATTGATGAAATTGATGCTATTGGTAAATCTAGAGCATCTGGTGGACCAATGGGTGGTAATGATGAAAGAGAACAAACTTTAAATCAATTACTAGCTGAAATGGATGGTTTCTCAACAGAAGCTGCTCCGGTTATTGTATTAGCAGCTACAAATAGACCAGAAGTTCTAGATCCTGCATTATTAAGACCAGGTAGATTTGATAGACAAGTTTTAGTTGATAAACCTGATTATGAAGGTAGAATTGAAATTTTAAATGTTCATATCAAAGAAGTTAAACTTGGTAAAAATGTTGATTTAAAAGAAGTTGCTAAAATGACTGCTGGTTTAGCTGGTGCTGATTTAGCAAATATCATTAATGAAGCAGCATTACTTGCAGGTCGTGCTAAAAAAGATCAAGTTGATCCAAGTGATTTCAAAGAAGCAGTTGAGAGACAAATTGCTGGTTTAGAGAAAAAGTCTAGAAGAATTTCTCCTAAAGAGAGAAAAATTGTAGCTTATCACGAATCAGGACATGCTTTAATTGCTGAAATTACTAAAGGTGCTAAGAAAGTAAATAAAGTATCTATTGTTCCAAGAGGACTTGCTGCTTTAGGTTATACTTTAAATACTCCAGAAGAAAATAAATACTTAATGCAAAAACATGAGTTAATTGCTGAAGTAGATACATTACTTGGTGGACGAGCTGCTGAGGAAGTATTTATTAATGAAATTTCAACTGGTGCAGGGAATGACCTTGAGAGAGCTACTGATATTATTAAATCAATGGCTTCTATTTATGGAATGAGTGATGTTGCTGGTCTTATGGTTTTAGAAAAAAGACAAAACCAATTCTTAGGTGGTCAAACACAAAAAGACTTCTCTGATGAAATGGCTAAAAATCTTGATGATCATGTTAAGACAGTTCTAAATGAAAGATATGAAGTTGTTTTAGATGCTTTACGAAACCATAAAGAAGCAATTGAACAGATGACAGCTGAGTTACTTGAAATAGAAGTTATTTCGGGTGAAAGAGTAAGAGAAGTTATCAAAGAAAATGGCGGAGTTGTTTTCGAAGATGAGGATTTACATTCTGACTCAATTAAAACTGAGGATTCAGAAACAAAAGAAACTACTGAGGAAACTAAATTTTCAGAAGAAACTACAAAAGAAGAAGAGTCTGTTGATGTAGATGCAGATTCATCTTCAGAAGATGAAACAAAGAAATAA
- a CDS encoding inositol monophosphatase family protein, translating to MKEKLIEIVKEAGEILKDGYFSKKDVTFKATKDMVTKYDVAVENFLKKRFLEEFRDFNVIAEESDNTDLEFNNSIIVDPIDGTTNFVNKVPHTCISVGVYKDKKPFIGIVYNPILDELYTAVVGEGAYLNDEKIQVSDENDFQKSLLSTGFPYSNATNQDDLNDVIKKMKDILPRCQDIRRLGSAAIDLCFVARGTYEGYYEMNLKAWDVSAGLIILQEAGGVVTTLDGSDYTLFEDKYIVASNNHIHDELISSLNL from the coding sequence ATGAAAGAAAAATTAATTGAGATTGTAAAAGAAGCTGGTGAGATTTTAAAAGATGGATATTTCTCAAAAAAAGATGTTACTTTTAAAGCAACAAAAGACATGGTTACAAAATATGATGTAGCTGTAGAAAACTTTTTGAAAAAAAGATTTTTAGAAGAGTTTAGAGATTTTAATGTAATTGCAGAAGAATCAGATAATACAGATTTAGAATTTAATAATTCAATTATTGTAGATCCAATTGATGGAACAACAAATTTTGTAAATAAAGTACCTCATACTTGCATTTCTGTTGGGGTTTATAAAGATAAAAAACCATTTATAGGAATAGTATATAATCCAATTTTAGATGAATTATATACAGCTGTTGTAGGTGAGGGTGCTTATTTAAATGATGAAAAAATCCAAGTTAGTGATGAAAACGATTTCCAAAAATCTCTTTTATCTACGGGTTTTCCTTACAGTAATGCAACAAATCAAGATGATTTAAATGATGTAATTAAAAAAATGAAAGACATATTACCAAGATGTCAAGATATCAGAAGATTAGGTTCTGCTGCAATTGATTTATGTTTTGTAGCACGTGGTACTTATGAAGGTTATTATGAAATGAATTTAAAAGCATGGGATGTAAGTGCTGGTTTAATTATTTTACAAGAAGCTGGAGGAGTGGTAACAACACTAGATGGTAGTGATTATACATTATTTGAAGACAAATATATTGTTGCTTCAAATAATCATATTCATGATGAATTAATATCTAGTCTAAATCTATAA
- a CDS encoding YkgJ family cysteine cluster protein — translation MKQFVTTLNQKYTFSSCASCEANCCDGRKGTIYAQIILSDFEGVYENYPILFLFGELGYIKPVILLTNGKDFCRFLEDSKCSIYDKRSSICKNYPLSSHIDNNIYIDTLCPAVNDESENKIEIINNSTFRENFHDNSLNNYQDKYIEMFEELSPYGDKKDFSIVKIINGIEFYKCNKDIDNKYMQMHQNSLEHLQNEYFIDLD, via the coding sequence ATGAAACAATTTGTAACAACACTTAATCAAAAATATACTTTTTCTTCTTGTGCTTCATGTGAAGCTAACTGCTGTGATGGAAGAAAAGGAACAATTTATGCCCAAATAATTCTAAGTGATTTTGAAGGGGTATATGAAAACTATCCAATTCTATTTCTTTTTGGAGAACTTGGATATATAAAACCAGTAATTTTACTAACAAATGGAAAAGATTTTTGTCGATTTCTAGAAGATTCAAAATGCAGTATTTATGATAAACGATCTTCAATTTGTAAAAACTATCCTTTAAGTAGTCACATAGATAATAATATTTATATTGATACCTTATGTCCTGCTGTTAATGATGAAAGTGAAAACAAAATTGAAATTATAAATAATTCTACTTTTAGAGAAAACTTCCATGATAATTCACTTAATAATTATCAAGACAAATATATAGAAATGTTTGAAGAGTTAAGTCCTTATGGAGATAAAAAAGATTTTTCAATAGTTAAAATAATAAATGGAATTGAGTTTTACAAATGTAATAAAGACATAGATAATAAATATATGCAAATGCACCAGAATTCTCTGGAACATTTACAAAATGAGTATTTTATAGATTTAGACTAG
- a CDS encoding thiamine phosphate synthase yields MFSNFEEALGFKLEVSNLLYVLCDYETLLKKNISLDEFVILCKNNNVKLIQYRDKISSIEEQKNNLLFLKSNLDIPIIINDKIELIDYACGVHLGQEDFDKIHSDKSLAIKLIRRKIGNKLLGLSTHNELEILEANDLDLDMIGLGAYKNTNTKDVSTVLGNKISYLAKISKHPVCAIGGVKKEDKIENITFNVVGSGFYEN; encoded by the coding sequence ATGTTTAGTAATTTTGAGGAGGCTTTAGGTTTTAAACTTGAAGTCTCTAATCTTCTTTATGTCTTATGTGATTATGAGACTCTTCTTAAAAAAAATATTTCCCTTGATGAATTTGTAATACTTTGTAAAAATAATAATGTAAAACTAATTCAATATAGAGATAAAATATCATCAATTGAAGAGCAAAAAAACAATCTTTTGTTTCTAAAATCAAATTTAGATATACCAATAATTATTAACGATAAAATCGAATTAATAGATTATGCTTGCGGAGTACATTTAGGTCAAGAAGATTTTGACAAAATACACTCAGATAAATCTTTAGCTATTAAATTAATTAGAAGAAAAATTGGAAATAAATTGTTAGGTTTGTCTACTCATAATGAGTTAGAGATTCTAGAAGCAAATGATTTAGATTTAGACATGATAGGTTTAGGTGCATATAAAAATACCAATACAAAAGATGTATCTACTGTATTGGGAAATAAAATATCATATTTAGCCAAAATATCTAAACATCCAGTTTGTGCAATTGGTGGGGTTAAGAAAGAAGATAAAATAGAAAACATTACATTTAATGTTGTAGGATCGGGATTTTATGAAAATTAA
- the dksA gene encoding RNA polymerase-binding protein DksA, which yields MANAKQIEELKQVLLVRKETITNSINDSRESIDSLKNSECNDEFDYAEVSSDSFKEGIIANQQIKELEEIDEALKRIQVGTYGVCDMCDESIAIGRLRAKPFAKFCTPCREIYEVEK from the coding sequence GTGGCTAACGCGAAACAGATCGAAGAATTAAAGCAAGTACTATTAGTAAGAAAAGAGACTATTACAAATAGTATTAATGACAGTCGTGAGAGTATTGACTCTTTAAAAAACTCAGAGTGTAATGATGAGTTTGATTATGCAGAAGTTTCTAGTGATTCTTTTAAAGAAGGTATCATTGCGAATCAGCAAATTAAAGAGCTTGAAGAAATCGATGAAGCATTAAAAAGAATTCAAGTTGGAACATATGGTGTTTGTGATATGTGCGACGAATCAATTGCAATTGGTAGATTAAGAGCAAAACCATTTGCAAAGTTTTGTACACCTTGTAGAGAGATTTACGAAGTAGAAAAATAG
- a CDS encoding tRNA dihydrouridine synthase: MEKKIDFSKPLVVLAPLAGYTDLPFRSVVKKFGADITVSEMISSNALVYKSEKTLRMIEKSPSEDPYIVQIAGNNADLVKEAVLILNDIPGIDGIDLNCGCPAPKVFSHGSGSNLLGDLNKLEEILSTVKQYSNKQYTTAKVRIGVNDKIPVEIAKAVEACGVDYVAVHGRTRAGKYKAPVDYDAIKAMKEAVNIPVIANGDIKDYEKAKEVLEYTKADGVMIGRGAIGKPWVFYQLKHGIDDISEEKKKEIILEHYDAVLQFHGVHGTVMFRKLLHSYSKGYTGAHEFRDLINKISDPKVMRDMIENFF, encoded by the coding sequence ATGGAAAAAAAGATTGATTTTAGCAAGCCCCTTGTGGTGCTTGCGCCACTTGCTGGTTATACTGATTTACCTTTTAGATCAGTAGTTAAAAAATTTGGTGCAGATATTACTGTTTCTGAAATGATCTCTTCTAATGCTTTAGTTTACAAATCTGAAAAAACACTTCGAATGATAGAAAAATCTCCATCTGAAGATCCATATATTGTACAAATTGCAGGAAACAATGCTGATTTAGTAAAAGAAGCAGTTCTTATTTTAAATGATATTCCGGGAATTGATGGTATTGATTTAAACTGTGGCTGTCCTGCGCCTAAAGTATTTTCACATGGTTCAGGTTCAAATCTTTTAGGAGATTTAAATAAATTAGAAGAAATTTTATCAACAGTAAAACAGTATTCAAATAAACAGTACACAACTGCAAAAGTAAGAATTGGAGTTAATGATAAAATTCCAGTTGAAATTGCAAAGGCAGTTGAAGCTTGTGGTGTAGATTATGTTGCAGTTCATGGTAGAACAAGAGCGGGAAAATATAAAGCTCCTGTTGATTATGATGCAATCAAAGCAATGAAAGAAGCTGTAAATATTCCAGTTATTGCCAATGGTGATATTAAAGATTATGAAAAAGCTAAAGAAGTATTAGAATATACAAAAGCTGATGGAGTTATGATTGGTCGTGGCGCTATTGGTAAACCTTGGGTATTTTATCAATTAAAACATGGTATTGATGATATTTCTGAAGAAAAGAAAAAAGAGATCATTTTAGAGCATTATGATGCTGTATTACAGTTCCATGGAGTACATGGTACAGTAATGTTTAGAAAACTATTACATTCTTACTCAAAAGGCTATACGGGTGCTCATGAATTCAGGGATTTAATCAATAAAATTTCTGATCCAAAAGTAATGAGAGACATGATAGAAAACTTCTTTTAA